The Streptomyces lienomycini sequence ATCACCCCCGACGCCGTGCTGCGGGCACTCGACGCCCTGGACACCTCGGACGCCCCGGAAGAGGGACCATGAACCACGCCGCGCACCACGGCCCGACGGTCACCCGTGAACGGCCGCACCAGGACCCCACGAAGCCCGCCCCCGTCGGCATCGTCATCGCCACCCGCGACCGCAGCGCCAGCCTCGCCGTCACCGTCGGGAACCTGCTCGCCCTGCCCGAGCGGCCCGAGGTCCTCGTCGTCGACAACGCCTCCACCGACGACACCCGCGCCATGCTGGCCCGCGACTTCCCCCAGGTCCGCGTCCTCACCCTGCCGGTCAACCGCGGGGCCCTCGCCCGCACCGACGGCGTCCGCGCCCTCGACACCCCGTACGTGGCGTTCAGCGACGACGACTCCTGGTGGGCTCCGGGCGCCCTGCGCACCGCCGCCCGGCACTTCGACGAGCACCCCCGGCTCGGGCTGGTCTCCGCCCGCACCCTCGTCGGCCCCGCCGAGGCCGCCGACCCCCTCAACGACCTGCTCGCCCGCTCCCCGCTCGGCGCGGCCACCGACCTTCCCGGCACCCAGGTGCTCGGCTTCCTCGGCTGCGCGGCCGTCGCCCGCCGCACGGCCTACCTCGACGCGGGCGGCTACCACCCCCTGCTCTTCTTCGGCGCCGAGGAGACCCTCCTCGCCTACGACCTGGCCGCCCGCGGCTGGGGCGTCACGCACTGCCCCGACGTGGTCGCCCACCACCACCCGGACCCCGGCCCCCGCACCGGCCGTCCGGCCGTCGTACGCCGCAACGAACTCCTCACCGCCTGGCTGCGCCGCCCCCTCCCGCACGCCCTCGCCCGCACCCGCGCCCTCGCCGCCGACGCCCGCCGCGACCCGCACGCGCGGCACGCCCTGCGCGAGACGCTCAGCCGCCTGCCCGCCGCGCTGCGTGCCCGCAGGCCCCTGCCGCCCCACGTGGAACGGGCCGCCCGCCTCCTCGACGGAGCCGACAGCGCCGACGGAGCCCACGGAGCCCACGGAGCGGCCTCGTGACGGACACCCGGACCACCGTCGTCGTCATCACCCACAACCGGCGCCCCGAACTCCTGCGCACCCTCGACCGGCTCGCCGAACTCCCCGAGAAGCCCCCGGTGATCGTCACCGACAACGGCTCCACCGACGGCACGGCCACCGCCGTCGCCCGCCACCACCCCGAAGTACGGCTCCTGAGCCCCGGCCGAAACCTCGGCGCCGTCGGCCGCAACCTGGCCATCCGTCAGGTACGCACGCCCTACGTCGCCTTCTGCGACGACGACTCCTGGTGGGCGCCGGGCTCCCTGTCCGGGGCCGCGGACCTGCTCGACCGCCACCCCGCGGTCGGCTCCGTCACCGCCCGCATCCTGGTCGAACCGGACGGCACCGAGGACCCCATCGTCAAGGAACTGCGCGACTCGCCCGTACCCCGCCCCGACTGGCTCCCCGGACCCGCGCTCGGCTCCTTCCTGGCCGCCGCGACCGTCCTGCGCACCGACGCCTTCCGGACCGCGGGAGGCTTCCACCCCCGGCTGTGGCTGGGCGGCGAGGAGGAGCTGCTCGCGGCCGACCTGGCGGCGAACGGCTGGTGGCTGACGTACGCCGACCACCTGACGATCCACCACCACCCCTCAGAGATGCGGGACTCGACGCTGCGCCGGGCCCACGGCATCCGCAACACCCTCTGGTTCACCTGGCTGCGCCGCCCGCTCCGCCCCGCCCTGCGCCGCACCCTCCACCTGGCCCGCACCGTCCCCCGCGACACCGCTTCCCTGCGCGCCTTCGCGGAGGCGACGGCCGCGCTGCCCTGGGTGCTGCGCGAACGCCGGGTGCTGCCGCCGGAGGTGGAGGCACGCCTGCGTTCCCTGGAGCCCGCCCAGCGCGGCTCGACGGCCCGCAGCTACACCGGCTGACACCGACGGGCGCGGCGGGCGGGCACCCCCTGCCCGCTAGCCCTCCGTCCAACGGCACAGCAGCCGGAACAGCGTGAACAGCGTCACCGGCCACACCGCGGCGAACGCCCAGATCACGCCGGGCTCGGAGGTGGCGATGCCGACGGCCATCAGGGTCACCGACAGGGCGAGGAGCAGCAGGACGGTCGCCGTGCGCGGGCGGTACGCCGTGACGCGCGTGAGGTCCGGACGGCGGTGCAGCCGCAGCGTGCGCAGGCGCCGGTCGAGGCGCCGGTCGCGGCGCAGCGCGCGTTCGACCTCGTCGAGGATGCGCTGCTCGTGCTCGGGGAGACGGCCGATGGACACGTTGTCTCCTCCCGGGGGGGCGGGACCGACCTCCGCCGAGTGCCCGCGCCGCCCCGGACTAACCGGCCGGTCCGGCCACCGCCTCCAGCGCCGCCACCAGGCCGTCCGCCGCGTCCGGCACCGCGCCCCGCGTCCGGAACGCCGCGCCGATCCGTGCCGCCTCGTCCCGCCCCTCGGTCAGGCACCAGTGCCACCAGTGCTCCAGCGTCCCCTCCCGCAGCGCCTCCTCCAGCCGCTCGGCCGCCACCAGCGCGGGCCAGCCGCAGGCACCGGCCTGCGCGGTCACCTTCGCCCCGCCCTCGACCGGGTCCACCGCCAGCACCGGGACACCGGCCCGCAGCGCCAGGACCAGCCCGTGCAGCCGGTCGGTGACGACCAGGTCGAGGCGGGCCAGTACGGCCTCCAGCTGGGCCGGTGTGCCGCACAGCCGCCAGTCGTGCGCGTCGAGCCGGGTCTCCAGCTCCAGCCGGGCACAGTCCCGCCCGCCCAGCCAGCGGGTCAGCACCGCGGCGACCTCCTCGTGCCTGCGCCGCCCCGCGTACTCGTGCTGCCCGTGCGTGAGCACCACCCCGACCACCGGCACACCCGGCAGCGCGGGGGCGCGGGCCGCGAGGTCCACTCCGGGCCCGGCCCCGGCGGCGTCCCGGGCCAGTACCCGGTGGAAACCGGTGACGGCCGGGGAGTCCGGGTCGACCACGGAGACGCCCACGGCGATCCGCGCACAGTGCGCGAAGACCCGGTGCAACTCCTCGACCTGCGGTCCGTGCACCGGACCGCACACGAACACCAGCCGCGAGTACGCGGCCGGGTCCACGTCCGCGAAGTGCGTGCCGTCGGCACGGAAACCGGGGCTCCACACGACGTCGTAGGCGAGCCCCGCCTCCCGCAGCACCCGCTCCACCCGCGCCAGCGCCAGCACGTCCCCCGCCGTCGCCTCCCCGTGCAGGAAGCTGAACCAGCCGGTCACCAGGATTGCGTCCCGTCCGTACACAGTGGCCCCGGGTGCCCCGCCGGGAGCGGTCCTCACACGGCGTTCGTGACGGTCACCGTCACCTGGGCGCCCGGCGCCGTCCGCGCCAGGGCGTCGGTCACGGCGTCGCGCACCGCGCGGGCGACGGTCAGGGCGCGGCGGCCGCGGTGCACGACGATCTGGACGTCCACCTCCCACGGCCCGGCCCCGGAGGCCCGGCTCACCCGCACACCCGCGGGGGACCGCCCGGCGGCACGCGGCGGTCCCCGCGGGCGGAGGCCCGGAACAGGTCCACGAGGCCCGGCCGCAGGAAGGCGACGCCGGGCACGTCGGCGGCGACCCGCGCGACGGTGCCGGCGAGTGCGTCACGGCCGGTGGCGGCAGCGGTCACGGCAGTTTCCCTTCATCGGTGTCGACGTCGGCGGCCGCGTCGGCGACGACATCGGTGATGTGGACGTCCACGTGGTCCACCGGCAGTCCCAGGGCGTCGTCCGCCGCCCCGTGCACCCGGCTCCGGATCCGCTCCGCGAGGTCCGGCAGCCGCGGCGTGAGCGGCACCACGACCTCCAGCCGCACCCGGACGGCGCCCCGGGAGGGGGAGCCGCCGGACTCGGCGGGCCGGATCCGGCAGGAGCCCGCACGCACCCCCGGCACGGTCTCGGCGGCGGCCCGCAGCGTCTTGGCGGCCATCGCCTCCCGCACCCACAGGTCCTCGTCGCGCTCCCCGAGGGGCAGCGGCCGACCGGGCCGCAGCTCCACCCGTACGACGTCCATGACCCGCTCGGTCAGCGCCCCCGCGTCCCACTCCGGCTCCCGTCCGCCGCCCGCCTCGCGCACCGCGGCGCCGAGCAGGTCCAACTGCCGCACGGCCGCCGAGCAGTACGGGCAGGCACGCAGGTGCGGGTCGTCCGCGCCCGCCTCCCCCGACTCCCACACCTCGGAGAGCAGCCGCCCGCAGGCCAGCCGTTCGTCGTCGGCGGGCTCCCGCGCCCCGCCCGGACCGGTGCCGGGCTCGGGCAGCTCCGCGCCGGTGTTCATCGCCATGCGGTCATCGCCTCCGTCAGGCAGCGTCGTGCGCGGAACACCCGGCCGCGGGCAGCCTCCGGGCTGATCCCGACCGTCTCCGCGATCGTCTCGTACGACTGGCCCTCCAGCTCTCTGAGCACCCAGCACACCCGCTGCTCGGGAGACAGCTCGGACAGCGACCGGCCCAGCGCCACCGCGGCGGCGTGCGACTCGGCGGCCCGCGCGGGGGAGACGGCGTGATCGGGTGCCTCGGGCTCGGGCACGCTGTCGAGATCGGCCACGGGGCGCCGGGAACGCAGCATGTTCAGGCACCGGTTGACCACGATGCGGTGCATCCAGGTGCCGAAGGCCGACTGCCCGCGGAACTCGGGGAGCCTGCGCCAGGCGCTGACGAACGCGTCCTGCACCGCGTCCTCCGCCTCCGAGGGACTGCCCAGCATGCTCGCCGCGAGCCGCAGCAGTCCCGGCGCGTGGCGGCGTACCAGCACCTCGAAGGCGTCCTCGTCGCCCTCGGCGGCCCGCACCGCGAGCAGTCCGTCGTCCCCCGGCACACGTGCTCCTTCCCACTCCACCGTTCCCGTCGTTGGACACACCGACTGCCCCGGGCGTTACGCGAGAACACGGGGAAAGGAAATTTCCCGGAACCGCGTAACGCCCGGCGGCTCCGCGTGTCCAACGCCCAGAAGCACCAAACGACCACGGTTGACGGAGGACACCATGACGACGGCAGCGCAGACGGCCACCATCGAGACGAAGTCCGAGAAGAACGGGCGGACCGCACAGGGCGGCGCGACGACCGTGAGCGGCGGCGCCACCGGTGCCGCCGAACCGGCCGCGACCCGGGGCCGCACCTCCATCGCCGACGTCGTCGTCGTCAAGATCGCGGGCATGGCGGCGCGCGAGATCCCCGGCGTGTACGACATGGGCGGCGGCCTGTCCCGCACCATCGGCGCGGTCCGCGACCGGGTGCCCGGCGGCCGCCCGAACGTCGGCCGGGGAGTCAAGGTCGAGGTCGGCGAGCGGCAGACCGCGATCGACCTGGACCTCGTCGTCGAGTACGGCGTGCCCATCGCCGACCTCGCCCGGGACGTGCGGGAGAACGTGATCGACGCGGTGGAGCGGATCTCCGGCCTCGAGGTGGTCGAGGTCAACATCACGGTCAACGACGTCCACCTGCCGGACGACGAGGACCCCGAGCGCCCGGTGGAGGCGCGCGTGGAGTGACGAACGGTTTCCGGAGCAGGCTTCGAGGCGGAGGTGAGTGATGAGCGGAGCGGTGATCGGCATGCTGGTGGGCATGGCGCTGGCCTTCGCCGGGTGGTTCGGCGGCTTCGGGGCGTTCCTGCTGGTGGCCGCGCTGGGCACGGTCGGCGGTGTGCTGGGGCGCCTGGTCGACAACGGCACGGACTGGCGTGAGTTCCTCGCCCCCGGCGACCGGAGGCCGCGGTGACGGGAACACCGGCCGCGGGCGGGCCCGCGCGCCCGGCACCGGCCGAGCGGGGTCGGACCGTCGTCGCCGACCGCGCCGTACGCCGGATCGCGGAACGGGCCGCCGGCGAGGCCGACCTCGCCGGGCGCCACGCCCGGGTGACCCGCGGCACGGCGACGGTGCGCGGGAGCCGCGCCGACGTCGCGGTCGACGTGCGGCTGCCGTACCCGGCGGCGCTCGGGGAGACGGGGGAGCGGGTCCGCGGCCGGATGGCGGCCCGGGTCGCCGAGCTGAGCGGCCTCACCGTGCGGGCGGCGACCGTCCGCGTCCAGTCGCTGAGCGCGAACCGGGCGGCTCCGCCCCCGTCCCCGCCCGAGGGCACCGGCCCGTCCGGCGGCCGGTCCCGGCGCCCCTGGTCGGCCCGCCGGGCCCCGGCCGCGCTGTGCGCACTGGTGGCGACGGCCGCGTGCGCGATGCTCCTGTACGACGTCCTGTCGGTGCGTCTGGCCGACCGGCGTCCGGCGCGGTGGCGCACCGGCACGATCGACTGGCTGGCGACGCACGGCCCCGGGGACACCGCCGTCGTCGCGGGCGGCGCCGCGGCCGCGGTGCTGGGCGCCTGGCTGCTGGGCCTCGCCCTCACCCCGGGCCTGCGCGGCGTCCTCCCGATGGCCCCGGTCCCCGGACACCCCGACCAGCGGGCCGTACTGGACCGCACCGCCGCCGCCGAACTCGTGCGGGACACCGCCTCGGCCGTCCCCGGCGTGACACACGTCCGGGTGCGCTGCGGCCGACGCCGCGTGCGCCTGCGGGCCCGCCTCGCCTTCGGCGACCGCGCCACGGCCCGCACCGCCCTGCGCACCACCACCGACGCCGCCCTCACCACCCTGGGCCTGTCCCGCCGGCTCACACCACGCGTCACCCTCCGGACCGAACCGCACTGGCGCCCGCCCGGCACGGAACCCGGGCCCGGACCGACGACCACCGGCCCCGCCCCCGAGCGGGCCGCGCCGCCCGGCCCGGACGCCGGCGAGGCTCCGCCCGACCCGGCGCCGTCGAAGACCGACGCTCCGCCCGACCCGGCGCCGTCGAAGACCGACGCTCCGCACGTTCCGGCGCCGTCGAAGGAGGACGACTCGTGAACCCCTCGCGCAACGCCGTCAACCGCACGCTGCTCGCGCTGACCGGGACGGTCCTGCTGGCCGGCGGTGGATGGCTGGCGCTCACGGCGGACGCGGTCGCGGGGCGGCTGCCCGCAGGGTGGCCCGCCCCCGACGCCGGGACGGTGCTCCTGGACCGTCCCGGCCTCGCCGAACCGCGCGGACACGGCTGGTGGACGCCGGTCGTCGTCGCCGGCACGGCCCTCGCGCTCCTGCTGTGCCTCGCCTGGTTCCTGGCCCAGCTCCGCCGCGGCGGCGGGCGGCGGCTGCCGCTGGCCGGACCGCCCCTCACCCTGCGTACCCGCGCACTGGCCGACGCCGTGGCCCGGCGCGCGGAGGCGACGGACGGCGTCGACCGCGCCCACGTACACCTGCCCGCCGGGAAGAAGCGGTCACGGGCCCGGGTACGGGTGCTGCTCGAACCCGGCGCCGCCCCCGGGCCCGTCCTGGAACGGCTCGCCCACGGCCCCCTCGACGAGGCCCGCGCCTCCCTGGCCCCGCACCCGCTGCGCACCCGCGTCCGCGTGGGCGTACGGTCCGCCCGCGAACGGCGGGCGCGATGACGACCCACCTGGAGGCACGCCTGACCCGGTTCCGGGACCGCTCGGTGCCCTGGACGGGCGCGCTGCGCCGGGTGCCGCGCGCGATGTGGGACGACAACGTCTCCGACTGGGCCGCCGCCCTCACCTACTACGCCGTCCTCGCCCTGGTGCCCGCCCTCGTCGTCACCGCGTCCGTCATCGGCCTGGTCGCCCCGGACCTGACGGACCGCCTCATCGCCGACGTGACGTCCTGGGCGCCCGCCCAGTCCGGCGCCGAACTGCACCGCACCCTGCACGAGGCGGCCGGAGAGCGCTCCGCCGCCCTGACCGTGGCCGTCGCGGGCGGCCTCGGCGCGCTGTGGTCCGCCTCCAGCTACCTGGCCGTCTTCCGTCGCGCCCTGCACGAGATGCACGGCGTGCCCGACCGGCGCCCCCTGTGGCACCGGCTGCACCGCATCGTCGCGACCGCGCTGAGCCTGCTCGGGCTGCTCGTCGCCAGCGCCCTGGTACTGCTGCTGACGGGGCCGCTGGCCCGAACCCTGGGCGGATGGTTCGGAATCGGGCCGACGGCGACCACCGCCTGGTCCCTGCTGCGCTGGCCGGTACTGCTGTGCCTGGTCGCGCTGCTGGTCCTGGTCCTGTTCCGCACCGGCCCCGCACCGGCCCGCCGCACCCGGCAGGCGGTCCCCGGCGGCGCCCTGGCGGCGCTGCTGTGGCTGACCTCCTCCGCGGCCTTCTCCCTCTACGCCTCCGGCATCGGCACCTACGGCCGGCTGTACGGCTCCCTGGCCGGCGTCGTCGTCTTCCTGGTGTGGCTGTGGGTGTC is a genomic window containing:
- a CDS encoding polysaccharide pyruvyl transferase family protein, whose protein sequence is MTGWFSFLHGEATAGDVLALARVERVLREAGLAYDVVWSPGFRADGTHFADVDPAAYSRLVFVCGPVHGPQVEELHRVFAHCARIAVGVSVVDPDSPAVTGFHRVLARDAAGAGPGVDLAARAPALPGVPVVGVVLTHGQHEYAGRRRHEEVAAVLTRWLGGRDCARLELETRLDAHDWRLCGTPAQLEAVLARLDLVVTDRLHGLVLALRAGVPVLAVDPVEGGAKVTAQAGACGWPALVAAERLEEALREGTLEHWWHWCLTEGRDEAARIGAAFRTRGAVPDAADGLVAALEAVAGPAG
- a CDS encoding DUF3040 domain-containing protein, which encodes MSIGRLPEHEQRILDEVERALRRDRRLDRRLRTLRLHRRPDLTRVTAYRPRTATVLLLLALSVTLMAVGIATSEPGVIWAFAAVWPVTLFTLFRLLCRWTEG
- a CDS encoding glycosyltransferase family 2 protein — translated: MTDTRTTVVVITHNRRPELLRTLDRLAELPEKPPVIVTDNGSTDGTATAVARHHPEVRLLSPGRNLGAVGRNLAIRQVRTPYVAFCDDDSWWAPGSLSGAADLLDRHPAVGSVTARILVEPDGTEDPIVKELRDSPVPRPDWLPGPALGSFLAAATVLRTDAFRTAGGFHPRLWLGGEEELLAADLAANGWWLTYADHLTIHHHPSEMRDSTLRRAHGIRNTLWFTWLRRPLRPALRRTLHLARTVPRDTASLRAFAEATAALPWVLRERRVLPPEVEARLRSLEPAQRGSTARSYTG
- a CDS encoding Asp23/Gls24 family envelope stress response protein — translated: MAMNTGAELPEPGTGPGGAREPADDERLACGRLLSEVWESGEAGADDPHLRACPYCSAAVRQLDLLGAAVREAGGGREPEWDAGALTERVMDVVRVELRPGRPLPLGERDEDLWVREAMAAKTLRAAAETVPGVRAGSCRIRPAESGGSPSRGAVRVRLEVVVPLTPRLPDLAERIRSRVHGAADDALGLPVDHVDVHITDVVADAAADVDTDEGKLP
- a CDS encoding RNA polymerase sigma factor encodes the protein MPGDDGLLAVRAAEGDEDAFEVLVRRHAPGLLRLAASMLGSPSEAEDAVQDAFVSAWRRLPEFRGQSAFGTWMHRIVVNRCLNMLRSRRPVADLDSVPEPEAPDHAVSPARAAESHAAAVALGRSLSELSPEQRVCWVLRELEGQSYETIAETVGISPEAARGRVFRARRCLTEAMTAWR
- a CDS encoding DUF6286 domain-containing protein: MTGTPAAGGPARPAPAERGRTVVADRAVRRIAERAAGEADLAGRHARVTRGTATVRGSRADVAVDVRLPYPAALGETGERVRGRMAARVAELSGLTVRAATVRVQSLSANRAAPPPSPPEGTGPSGGRSRRPWSARRAPAALCALVATAACAMLLYDVLSVRLADRRPARWRTGTIDWLATHGPGDTAVVAGGAAAAVLGAWLLGLALTPGLRGVLPMAPVPGHPDQRAVLDRTAAAELVRDTASAVPGVTHVRVRCGRRRVRLRARLAFGDRATARTALRTTTDAALTTLGLSRRLTPRVTLRTEPHWRPPGTEPGPGPTTTGPAPERAAPPGPDAGEAPPDPAPSKTDAPPDPAPSKTDAPHVPAPSKEDDS
- a CDS encoding YihY/virulence factor BrkB family protein; translation: MTTHLEARLTRFRDRSVPWTGALRRVPRAMWDDNVSDWAAALTYYAVLALVPALVVTASVIGLVAPDLTDRLIADVTSWAPAQSGAELHRTLHEAAGERSAALTVAVAGGLGALWSASSYLAVFRRALHEMHGVPDRRPLWHRLHRIVATALSLLGLLVASALVLLLTGPLARTLGGWFGIGPTATTAWSLLRWPVLLCLVALLVLVLFRTGPAPARRTRQAVPGGALAALLWLTSSAAFSLYASGIGTYGRLYGSLAGVVVFLVWLWVSHLALLAGARFAVELGRRAPRGQEPS
- a CDS encoding glycosyltransferase family 2 protein; the protein is MNHAAHHGPTVTRERPHQDPTKPAPVGIVIATRDRSASLAVTVGNLLALPERPEVLVVDNASTDDTRAMLARDFPQVRVLTLPVNRGALARTDGVRALDTPYVAFSDDDSWWAPGALRTAARHFDEHPRLGLVSARTLVGPAEAADPLNDLLARSPLGAATDLPGTQVLGFLGCAAVARRTAYLDAGGYHPLLFFGAEETLLAYDLAARGWGVTHCPDVVAHHHPDPGPRTGRPAVVRRNELLTAWLRRPLPHALARTRALAADARRDPHARHALRETLSRLPAALRARRPLPPHVERAARLLDGADSADGAHGAHGAAS
- a CDS encoding Asp23/Gls24 family envelope stress response protein, producing the protein MTTAAQTATIETKSEKNGRTAQGGATTVSGGATGAAEPAATRGRTSIADVVVVKIAGMAAREIPGVYDMGGGLSRTIGAVRDRVPGGRPNVGRGVKVEVGERQTAIDLDLVVEYGVPIADLARDVRENVIDAVERISGLEVVEVNITVNDVHLPDDEDPERPVEARVE